From Deltaproteobacteria bacterium, a single genomic window includes:
- a CDS encoding VOC family protein — MNVNAVHHVAIKAWDVEVLSAFYQEVLGLVFEREFKDDFGLRSVWLRFGTGRLMIERSEEGGVTNRSFGSDPIGYHLVAFSIEPAEREAWRQRLESAGCPVIEETEHTLYFQDPESNRCGLSTWPA, encoded by the coding sequence ATGAATGTTAATGCGGTGCATCATGTGGCGATCAAGGCCTGGGATGTTGAGGTGTTGAGTGCATTTTATCAAGAAGTCTTAGGGCTGGTTTTCGAGCGGGAATTTAAAGATGATTTCGGGCTACGTTCGGTTTGGCTGCGGTTTGGGACCGGACGCCTGATGATTGAGCGCAGTGAAGAAGGCGGCGTCACCAACCGTAGTTTTGGATCGGATCCTATCGGCTACCATCTCGTGGCTTTTAGCATCGAACCGGCGGAGCGAGAGGCTTGGCGGCAAAGGCTAGAGTCGGCCGGATGTCCGGTAATTGAAGAAACCGAACATACGCTATATTTCCAAGATCCTGAAAGCAACCGTTGCGGCCTTAGTACTTGGCCAGCTTAA